TGACGCCTTTGAGCACCTGCCCAGCCTGCGCCAACTGGATCTCAGCCACAACCCGCTGGTAGTCCTCAGCCCCTTCTCCCTTTCTGGTGGTGGCGGCAGCGGCAATGCCAGCGGCTTGGATCGGAGTCCCCTCGTGGAGCTGTACCTGAACAACATCCTGCCACCCGGTTACTCGGACCTCCAGAATCTGAGTTTCAGTGGCATGGTGGAGGTGCTGCAAAGTAGAGGTGCTCTGCGCAACCTGGTCCGTCTGGAGCTGTCTGGCAACAACTTCATTTCCCTGCCCCAGGAAATGTTCTCTGCTCTGCCCAAGCTCAAGCACCTGGACCTCCACAACAACTCCCTGGTGGGTCTGGGCAACCTGGCCTTGGGCAACCTAACGCAACTGGAAACCCTCGACCTCGGGAACAACGCACTCAAGGCCTTGTACAACGCTACCTTGGTCCAGCTGCAGGCTCTGCCCAATCTGAGGGTCAACCTAGACAGCAACCCCTGGCGCTGTAGCTGCGAACTGGCCGATATGGTGGCCTGGCTCAAGGAAACCAACATAGTGGAAGGCAAAACTACCCTCTCCTGCTTCTTCCCAGAGAAAATGAGGAACCGTCCCCTGGTGAAACTCAACAGCTCTGACCTGGACTGTGGCCCTCCACCCCTAGTAGACCCTTTGCAGACTTCTTATGTCTTTCTAGGGATAGTTTTAGCCCTCATTGGAGCAATTTTCTTACTGGTTTTGTATTTGAACCGCAAAGGCATAAAAAAGTGGCTATATAACATCAGAGATGCCTGCAGGGATCACATGGAAGGTTATCACTACAGATATGAAATCAATGCGGACCCCAGGTTAACAAATCTCAGCTCTAATTCAGATGTCTAAGAAATGTGAAGAAAGCAGAGCATTGACAACAGCTATGCATGAGTTGTAGACTTAAGCTTTACAGCACCCTAGGCTTGCTTCCCCTCCACCCTTCACTATAGAAACTACAAACTTTGATGGAAAGCCATGCAGGAACTCTGCTTCCATGTTACATGTAGCATTCTCTGGTGTTTTCTGTTAACCTAAGACACTGGACAATTGCACATAGTATTGACTGTACAGAAAGAGACTTGCTGTCTCCCTACTCCCACCCACTCTCCACCTGTTTTTGGAACTTTGTCCGAACTTGTTTGGAGGGATTTTTCAAGTTTCATCCTGACTGAGGACTTCTTGCAGTCTGGTTTTCTCACCGTACAGTGCAAGGTGTAGCAATTGTACATACCATTCAACAAAAGCTGCCTCAACTTGTTTGAGAACCTATTTTATTTGTCAATGCTGGTTTTATTCTTGTGTACCTAAATTGCAGAGAAAACAATTTCTTTCCATAAACTGCCTGCAGtctagaaagcttttttttttcttcttcagtagtGCACAGAGGAGCAAACAATTAGAGAGCATGCATGCCTACAGTAACTGTTCTGCATATTACAAAAGATAACTCCCAACCACAGacaattctttgaaaaaaaaaaaaggatttctttgaaaaaattgcTTTTGACTGCAGTTTACATGAAGATACatcaagtttttttaaatgtaaactgcatccagattcaaTAGAATGAGTTgtttaaaaatttcaataaagGTTCTTAAAAGAACTACTACAGTGTCAAAGTTATGTATGCTGTTAATATTAGACTTTGTAAAGGGATAATAGTTTGACTAGTTCAGATTAATAAATCAGTCATTATTTATGTTGCCATCTTTATCGTATACCCTGCATAATTATTGTATAGGCCGAAGTTAGAGATTCCTTTTGAAATATTGGGTCTGGTTAGATTTAAGAGATTCTAGTTGTGTATTGATTGTGAATATTTACTTGAAACTGCCTTCTTTTGGTCTAAAAGTTGATGTCCACTAATTCAGAACTAGATTTTCAAGAAGAGCATTATTCAGTAGTTTTGGATAATAATTTCTGTACTGTAAATCAAATTGAATTTGCTGCTCTCCTAATGCTAATGAAGTTACTTTTAGAGGTTAACAAAATGCTTAACTATAAATAAGTTCTGCAGGTGAAATCACTCCTTGGGGTCTCAGCAGGATGTGAAACCttcagaaagtttaaaaaaatcaaaatgtgtAAATGTGGAGTGGCTTAAAAACATATCTTAACATTATGAAatggagaatttaaaaaatatagaatttggaggtgttttttttttaacattttccaaGATCACAAAATAAACTAAAtgggttttgttattgtttttagttTTCTGGAgtagaaattttcatttaaattggaACACATATAAGGTGAAATGTGGGAGGCCTTAGTACATATAGAAAACTGTGAcctgttttgtatttgtatctctggtGTTTATCAaaatagtaggcaattaataaatacctgttgtttaattgtttgaagGAACTTTGGAGGATATGATTtctagctccctcattttacagatgaggaaactgaggtttagggagTTTGAATGACTTGGCAGGTAAGTGTTTAGTACTCGGATTCTTTGTTCTGCTTATTGACTAGCTAAGCTATGAATTTGAAAATGTGACCTTAAAATTCTTGTTGGAAGAAGTTGGGATGTAAATCTTAAGTAAGTCATTATTTGAAGACACTACTTTGTGAAGGACAGGACCACCTAAATCATCATTTAGATGAGAATTTGATTTAGATGACGTAGATGACAAAAACAGATCCTTTATCATTTTGAAGCATCAGGAACAGATAAGATTTTCCTTTTAGGATTAAAGTTAACATTAAACttttgaaagtaaaaaatatCTTCCTATTATGATTTGGTGTTTaagatattcattttttttattttttattttatgctaaAACACTgataatttgtaaaaaataataatttagtctAGCTTCATTGTTTACATGTCTTTGGCCTATTGTTTTCAAAAGACTAGGTAGTTGTCATTGTTTTATATTTGCCCAAAGAATTTAAGCCTGAAAGGGAATACTCTTAATTAGACTCttctctataaaaagaagttttaaaaatttaacttacAAGATTTCATTACATTTAGTTACTTAAACTAGCTTGTATTAGTCTCAGGaatcttttctcccctttttgtGCTTTAAAgtggttgttttcattttttgtatgcCAATGAAATAACATAGATTTCTGTGTTTTCATAAATGAGATAGAAGTTAAGAATTAGTGCTTTCTGCAAATCTATGGTTCAGAGGTCATAAGCTTCTTTCTTAGAGTTTAAATGAGTTGAAATTCTCAAAATAGGGCCAAGTAGATTTGTTTCAGTTCATTGTTTATATTGGTATGCAGGCACATTTCAAACTACCTCAAATAGTTTAATAATGATactttattttatgaaatattaaattattcattaatttgAGTTGTGTTTTAGAGTCATAtttacttttgaaaaaataaaacattttatatgccATTCATTTAAAATGTTCACCAGAGATTCATATTCTTGGCCAACTAGCCCTTATTTTCCAAAAGGAAGGTCTGAATTATTGGCATatcattaattataatataatataattttataaacctatacttaaaaagaaatttctgTAAAAgaacttaggcaaatcacttaagtctaCTGAACTGTTCAAGAATGCAACAAATCAGTAATTTGTGTGGGAAACAAATGCCAGAACTGTTTGCTGTAGCATATCTCAGAAGGAATCATTTCTTCTGTGCCATATTGTTAGGTGGAAATGATAGAAGGGACAGAATAGTGAATAAAGAACTAGTCCAGTCAGGAAAGCCTGGGTTCAGGTTCCACCTGCAATATATATTGgctaagtgaccctgagcaaatcacttaagttttAAATGTTCATGGTAACTTGCTAAGAGAAAACAGTTGCTGATCTGAATTGATGGGGTAAGGGGACAATTTATACAATTTGCTTATTGTAAATTTCCAACTCAGATGAAAGCATAGGTATGGACCAGTAGTTAACAACTGAAGTAATAAGATTCAGATTGCAAGAGATAGTATACAGCATCTCTGGCCTTGTCTACCCGACTGCCTGTATGAGAATCAAAAGTCTTTAAGTAGCAAGACTTTAGCCCTAAAAGAAGTTAtcattacttttttccttttcttatgatCATTTCCTGTCCTGTGTACATCAGTTTTCtcccctcattttctttcctattacaTTCATTGTCTCTGATACTCTAGCATTCAACATTAAACAGTACTTATTAACTGAAAGTTAATGCtttaatattagaaatattaatattatttgacCTGAAAGTTAATACTATTCAATGTAAAATCTATAATAAATACAATCCCATGAGCTCTTTGGAAGGTAGCAGCTCTTTTAATCcaacaaatgtcagaaaatacaggataaaaatggaaatgaaatgaaaatcttAGGTACATTTGTATTCTGTATAACTACTGCTTTTTAAGTTTCCTGTTCAATTGATAATCAGTACATATAAAAGCATTTGGAATAGTaataaacatttgatttttttacacaCTGTTTATAGAATACTACTAAGATTAACAGTTTTCAGagacaaaagtaaaatattaattctttacAAAGTTCATTTACATAAAATACTTGAGATACATAGCTAAGTTTTTGGCAATTGCCTCAATTTAAATGTCGTTAATTATCCAATAAGTCTCCATTATAAATGGCACAAATTTTAGGATaatgaaataattcctttttctcatttcctttggcATTTCCACTTACTTCTTTGTTATAATTTTGCTACCAGAAGGATAAGTAAATGATGTCTACATAGAACATTGAGTGACTGGTAGTTGTTGAGAGCTTTCAAGtatgaatttaaacattttttacctGATTTTGTAAATGAAAATGAGCTAGTTACCAAAAAAAGTTGTTGATATAAATTTTCAGAGTAGAGAACCATGATGCTTAAAGTTCTTTATTGtctctaattaataattatttgaacACTTTATTAgaagaaataatgtttttatcttatttcttttttgtcaacATAGATTTAAAAGGAAGTTGAGGTAAATCAGATCCTTGAGTATTGTGGGTCCTTCTGTGAAGTATGTCCATTAGTCCAATAGTCCTGTTATTTATACAGCTTAACAGCTTAAGTCCTGTACAATGTGGCTATTTACAGATACAACTAGTTTATATGTCTGTCTTATTATTTGGcttgtcatatttatttataacatgaTTTCATATTGATAAAGCATTTACATTTGTAGAAATAAAAAGTCAGCTGACTTAAGATTTTTCACTTGCTCCCTAAACTATTAAGCGCCCTACCCCCAGTCTTCAGAACAATCCtatacaatgaaaaaagaaatgaattaggTAAAAATCAGATTATGGTTTCTTTGAGAGCATTCTAGAAGGTAGGGAATTACATTTCTAAGTAATGTAGGAAAAATACCTTGACAGCCTTCTTTTAAAATCTGTCAGGAATACTGGTCACAGTACACTTGATTGATACACTAGAAATAATTGGTTTAAGATAATATGCTCCCTGTACTGTGCATGAGATCCTTTCACCTTCATGTAGAGGACAAATAGCTCTTTTTGGATACTGTGTACAGCTAATTTTCTATTCTTGCATTgcagatttttgttataaaataaaccAAACCAATTTCTgtagtattttaatttaaatgttgtGTTATACCTTTGGAATGATCTAATCatgtaatattttcatttatatttttcacaCATTTATGTAGAATTGATAGAGAACAAAATTCATAAATTTTTTAGctgaaggaatcttaaagatcaCTGTGGCCAAACAggcctcttattttacagatgtgaaaactgaggcccaaagcaGGCAATTTGCAAAAATCCAAGATTACTCAGCTGGCCATTGGCAAAACTGGGTATTTATATAACAGAGCATGCGATAATGGCTATAGAGCTAAAAAAGATCTCAGAGGTTATATCATcaaacccccttattttacagttcaGACTTCTTGATTCTTAACAGCTCtctttatattgattctaattACCTAAATTAGAGCCCTTGAGACTGTCCTATCTAATGAAGAAATCTATCGGTAAAGAGAATTTATTAGCTATTTTATAAACAATACAGGGTTTAGGCATATTTATATCTTCTTAACCATAAATATTAAGACAATTATTTGCAGGTCACTGGATGCACTTAAATCTATTTGGTTATTTTATTCACAGTATTTATACTTTCAAGAAATTGTATTGAGTCAGTGGCGTGTTGGTCAAACATTCAGTCATTTTATATCATAGACTTTCTAGTGCATTGTGCATAGTATTGTGAAATCCTTCCTATAGAACAAACGAAAGTTATGTtttatggaaaggaaagatttaagctCTTGACATCTTTATTAATTGATATAAACCCATCTAGGTGCTCAGGTGTTTAGCGAGTTAATGAAGTCATGTTCAATTCTGATTTCAATTAGATTTCAGAAGCACTtagtaagtacttactatgtgtcagggctacaaagtcaaaaatgaaaaagtttcagTCACTGGAAGTTTACATTCTCTGGGCTCACATGATTTAGTTAGTTTTCTGTGTCTCCACTTTGCTCCTAACCCCAACCAGCCACATCTAAATTATTGGCTGTAATGGTGAGTGAGAAATTGATGCTGGATTATCACAAATCCATGTCTGCTTCTGGGAAGACACTTCATGTGTGCCCAACAGTGGGGGATATCTTTAGATATGAAATGCAACCTTTTAGGATTCCAGTTCCCTTCAGACATGTTATGCCTGCTTCaaattccaaaagacttatgatTTAGGCATGTGCAATTCCAGGTTATTTTATATTAAGTCTGAATTTTCAGGAATGTCTATAATGGTTCTATGTCATGTGTCACTTTGCcacattctttccttctactCCAAAGTAGTTTGCTTTATCTATAGTgcttcattgtttaaaaaaatgaaactatagTTTTTATACTAAGGCTCATGATTACAATGATGTAAATGTATATTAAACTATTTATAAAAGCACAGTTTATGTACTAATATTTTTAATGCTAAAAGAACTTATTTACGGTTCTTAACTTGGAAAAATggttaatgtaaagaaaaacattcGTTTTGGGGCAGTCAGTGCTTTAAAATACAACCAACCATGACAATTACTGCACTGTTTAGTGAATCTATGAAATTCTAGTGTAATCATTTTAATGAACGTGCCGGTGGTAGGTTATAGAGGCAATACTTTTTATAAAAGAtctaaagattttctttttccttattcctactgctttcttttttgcttatacaaaaaagagaacaaataaat
The window above is part of the Gracilinanus agilis isolate LMUSP501 chromosome 4, AgileGrace, whole genome shotgun sequence genome. Proteins encoded here:
- the TPBG gene encoding trophoblast glycoprotein, with product MPAGCARGPAAAAAAGDRRLRLARLLLVLLGWISSSTSTSSSSPSSSSTSSSSLSSSVSAKPPPPGHCPAPCECSEAARTVKCVNKNLTQVPGDLPRYVRTLFFTGNHLAVLPAGAFASRPPLAELAALNLSGSHLQNVSFDAFEHLPSLRQLDLSHNPLVVLSPFSLSGGGGSGNASGLDRSPLVELYLNNILPPGYSDLQNLSFSGMVEVLQSRGALRNLVRLELSGNNFISLPQEMFSALPKLKHLDLHNNSLVGLGNLALGNLTQLETLDLGNNALKALYNATLVQLQALPNLRVNLDSNPWRCSCELADMVAWLKETNIVEGKTTLSCFFPEKMRNRPLVKLNSSDLDCGPPPLVDPLQTSYVFLGIVLALIGAIFLLVLYLNRKGIKKWLYNIRDACRDHMEGYHYRYEINADPRLTNLSSNSDV